TGATCGTAAAGAAGAAATAGTACCTTTAACAGCTTCAAATCAACAAACAACATACGATGTACAACTTATTAAATGTTTTCTTAATGACGCCACCAGCTGGTGGTTCTAGCGGTGGCTTTGGCGGAATGGGCTCTCTGCTCTTCTTTGGTGGTATGATCCTGGTAATGTGGTTGTTCATGATCCGCCCTCAGACCAAGAAAGCCAAATTGCAAAAGCAATTCATCGACAACCTGAAAGAAGGTGATAAAATTGTTACCATCGCAGGTATTCACGGCAAAGTGAAAAAGATCAACAGCGAAACCAATACACTGCAGATAGAAGTTAGCCCGGGTACTTTCCTGACGGTTGAACGCTCCGCTGTAAGTATGGAATATACTACTGCAGTGAATAAAGCTGCTGAAACAAAGTAAATTGTCCTTAAGGCATTTAAAGGGAGAGAAGTAAACTTCTTTCCCTTTTTTTATTTATTTTGGCCCTACTATGCAAATCATTGGCATTACCGGCGGAATAGGATCAGGAAAAAGTACAGTGGCCAGGATCTTCTCATTACTCGGCATACCCGTTTACTCGGCGGATGATGCTGCAAAGGAGATCATGGTAAAAGATCTGCAGCTCATTGAGGAGATCAAGGCACATTTTGGTGTGGAATCTTATCTGCCGGATGGCAGCCTTAACCGGAAATACATTGCCAATATTGTGTTCAATGATAAGTCACAACTGGAAAAACTCAATTCCATTGTGCACCCCGCCACGATCCGGGACTCTGAGGCCTGGGCACGTAAACAGAAATCTCCTTACGTGATCAAAGAGGCGGCGCTGATGTTTGAATCAGAATCTTTCCATCATGTAGATAAAGTGATTGGCGTTTATGCACCAGAATCCCTGCGCATCCTGCGTGTGATGAAAAGGGACGGCGTGAGCCGCAATGAGGTGCTGGCCAGAATACATAAGCAGATCGATGACCG
This DNA window, taken from Chitinophaga niabensis, encodes the following:
- the coaE gene encoding dephospho-CoA kinase (Dephospho-CoA kinase (CoaE) performs the final step in coenzyme A biosynthesis.), with protein sequence MQIIGITGGIGSGKSTVARIFSLLGIPVYSADDAAKEIMVKDLQLIEEIKAHFGVESYLPDGSLNRKYIANIVFNDKSQLEKLNSIVHPATIRDSEAWARKQKSPYVIKEAALMFESESFHHVDKVIGVYAPESLRILRVMKRDGVSRNEVLARIHKQIDDRIKMKLSDHVVYNDEQQMVIPQVLALHKLFQQG
- the yajC gene encoding preprotein translocase subunit YajC, translating into MYNLLNVFLMTPPAGGSSGGFGGMGSLLFFGGMILVMWLFMIRPQTKKAKLQKQFIDNLKEGDKIVTIAGIHGKVKKINSETNTLQIEVSPGTFLTVERSAVSMEYTTAVNKAAETK